The sequence below is a genomic window from Ostrinia nubilalis chromosome Z, ilOstNubi1.1, whole genome shotgun sequence.
CAATGGGGATCCAAAATTTAGTCCACTTGAAAAACCGCTTGCCATTACTTCAGTAGTGCAAAATCACCAATAAAAGCAGCATAAATAAGAtctatttcatacaaaaataaatgtatatagtAAAATGCACAGAcaatatgtttttattaaagacGATATTAACTAAGTGACGAGTGTAAGTTTTAATGTCTACCACTCAACCCTCTCTTTTCCGCGTGTGGACAACTTtacattaatttgatttttttaaagcacattatagattttaaaaaacaattcatgtataattttataattttttttcataaatcgAAGCTACAACCTcaaatattacaatttacatCTCATCAAGAGACCTAAGTAAAAAGAGGATTTCAACAATTTATCGGAAATCTGTCATTTGTTGACGCCAGGAGATTATCACTCATAATCACTGGTTTTGCAGTAAATTTTTTTAATGCAAGTATTTTTACTGACTGATTTCGAAGGACTGATGATGCTATAATAATTCGATGGGATTTGGTTAATGAAGTGACGATGTTAACAAGGGAAGCTTTTGCCTTGAATTCTTCAAGAGAAGATTGATATTGTGCTGATTAGCGTTTCGTCAAGATACTTGAAGAACTGACTCATTTTACAGGTAGGCAGAGGTATGTATTACCTATGGACATATGAATCGGTACAGtgatataaaataacaaaaatataaatactaatcTAATTTATTATTAGCTTAATGCCTAACCTTTCTTTGCTTCACTGTTTTATATTTTCGTTTCATTTCATCTTATCCATTTCAAGTGACGCCATGTCATTGACGTAAGTAGGTATTCAAAGACTCGTCCAAATGATTTCCTAAAAACCGAAGCTTTGATCAgatatacatttatttgcaaagacacaaagtaaaattaaaagagGGAGAGACAGAAATACCCGTAGAGCGCACGCGGCGGTGCATGCAACGAACGCCTATGTAAATTCCCCCCACAATCGGAAATATGTGCCTTACGTTAATTTGCTATGATTTTTTACGGTTAGCCTCTGGAACACGTATTTTATCAATTCAATATTTACTCATCCACCTGACTATCCACTTATGATTTTCtaggttatttattattaacttaatattaactttgttattttatgattttctaAATTTTAGTTCGGTTTGAAacttacggtcttattcataataaaatgctaatataggtttaaaacctacattagctaaaacgtttgataggcttaaaacactcttataaacctctgataaaaaacgttattcataatcgtttacaaacctttgatagctaaaacagagtttaatattttctttccacagactatacaaaaagaatgaacgaaaacagcttttttggtgatttaacttgatggaccatgtaaaatcatagacaaatcgcagaaaaaaaaaacaaaaaattggcagctgtgacgttttacttactgacattgacatttggcacgaaaatttaataaagttttcggttttttcgatcaactcccaagttttatcaaacttttataaaacttgggattgtatgttctggattctgtacctcttaccctgtactctgcaataagctcttacgacgacccggctagttacatcggatactaattatgtccatgacgaaggagaacagaccgcctaaaaggcaacgatcagaaaactggttggaggaagataaggtagtacttatttttagcctgataaagtgcctactaatttttgtagcatggttttatttatgtttgacgcctagtgtttgcttttcagtatttgctgaaagagttggtgaaagaaagagtaaatgcaatcgaaaataaaaatacagacactaacacgaataaacggaaggttgcggcttgggctgatttacaaacaacgttggtacatcttttgatttctgccttcaatataaaattttgcctttacctgtaattcaaaatcctgtcatttctttttcaggtttaattcaatgtgcgctggtatgaaccgctccattacccagttaaaatcgcaatggagcctcataaaaatcagtgcgaagaaagacaagaccattgctaggcaggctcaaattaaaactggcggtggtccaccattatcagtgcctgacgatagggctgatgatatagcatcttggttgcccaatgaatttgtagtcgatgttaacagatttgactcggactcaaataaaagtgaattaattaacattcaagaggaggaatcaactcaaaatacgcaagatcaggaattgataaataatgaagaaatccaatatgaattggtggtacttgatgaagaaatagaagatacacatgcttgtactactagaggcatattggaagataaagaaaataaaaaagtagaggcaaaagaaaataaagcaaaacctaattttaaagcaccagcaatcaaaaaaaaaaggaaactgttaaacaaagaaggcttaattgatttaagcaaagttaggatttccgaaattgcagaaacagaatcaaaatgccggattgaactgcatgaagttcaaatggaaaacgaacggaagaaagggagaaacttggatcttgagcatcaattattacaggaaaaacttaaatattacactcacattaataaagaataataagtcttttgatgttaaagtttttcaagtactaacagattctaaataataagttagttcctcccttacttctgtttgtttttaatttgtattttatgcagttccaatccgcattttgattgtgtttctgcaatatatttagacggctatgaatatgtttactagtcataacttaataagagtttgagattactattaactagctgttgcccacgactccgcctgcgtagactactatttctgtaacctacaggatctgtgcatttttccaggataaaaagaagcctatatgttattcgagactatataatctatctgttttagcaatttatttgtttataagaattgaactgtgatttttagtaagtaagtttaataattgtacttaaattagtgatataaagtaaatacacatatgcctagtcacaaacattcgcctttataataatagtgtaaattatggttattttgttttaaatgtagaaggttgataacctccgaatagaaacgtttatacttaagcaatttctttgttttaaagaattgaactgtgatttttaataagtaagtttgttgaaactaattgtacttaaattagtgatataaagtaatttgttttgaatttttgcagaataattgcttttttaaagagaactacaggttttgtttttgtgatagtaacaaattggactgaaaattgaaatacaggtatttttcaatcaaatattctttttattttcattaagatgccaggaacagtatctgaaaaattaaaatacaacattttcatgaactcaaatgacattacataaaagtaaatcgttggaatttatcaaaatgtattttagtaccattcaaaaatgttgatttataaaattttgtagtatcaactgcgacctacgcctcaacaatgaaggtcggttgtcgtgaacactgttctccgtcgaaagttgcggagttacagggacctgctccatatgttgttctgaaaaatattatgaatttgtcaacattttgtcataaagatttgtattccttatgtacagtcaaattgataacatttacctaacaatgtgtcattcatatcaatggctatattatgtaatacagccaatgctatgatcacagcttttccattttggaggcttactggtaagccatggagtaggcattggaaccgctgcttccacaccccaaaacacctttcaacagtgttcctagttgagatgtgagcattattgtatgcttcttcttctggacgactaggccttaaaataggtgtaaatagatatggcagaagagggtagcccgaatcgccaataaggcgtcctctaaactgcctatcctcaaatcgttgttttatattgctctccataaaaattcgactgtcatgtgtactgcctcgccatctagccactatatccattattttgaggtcagcatcacagacaacctaaaataaaaaaaacagtatcctgtaggtaatccatccaataatatagtgttgaatgttgctaaaatttagatcatacctacaaagtaaaaattatagacattattaaaacaaatctttctctgttgtaaactgtataaaatcaaaatatattttacctgaacattcagggaataatagccttttctattaatatagtactgggccatgtcacctccggtttttttaattttaatgtgggtgcaatctatggctcctatcaccccaggaaaatttttaattgctctaaatttggcactaattctttcctgctctcctatagtgataggcattttgatgaaggaatttgccttattcgcgattgcatgcgcgactctggcgcatatccggctcactgtcggctgacttaggccatggaggtcaccagcatcatcttgtacctgaaaatgtatgaaaataattatagcagccacgacaaagggataaaataaaacacttttttgtgcttacctcacgacgtccccaacatcttatggccactaaaacttgcagttcaggacacgtgccaccacctctagcgctctgaaccagatcatcttccaccaaatctatgatggtgcgcactgtgtccttattgaacctatattttattttaaaatttaggtcccgcaaatcgaatgggttgcttcgttggcggtagagctttctacgtcgcgctgggtcggcattattggctaaatgcacaattgcatttatagcattcattttcacaagcaaggatcacagcaaggatattttgaataaataaaccaacgaagtgacattcatatgaaatgacatttataaaagttaggttaaaataggtttattagagctttaaacaaggcccgagctctcgataacttatcacacagataaaagaggattttagcgctaaatgacgattatgaataacaatttttatcaaacgttttataaacctctaataagcatttgataaaatgtgaaaaatgattatgaataagaccgttagtCTTTAGTTGTATTGACTCGATAAGTGGTGTCATGTGCATACCTATGAGTAGGTACTTCAGTGTTAAATATAAGTATCTTTGTAAGTCATAGTATTTATTGTGTTACCAATATAGTTTGGGAATATATCTACGTGCTTCTTGAGTGTAAATACTCATTACCGACGGGCAGTGGCAGCGGTAGCTGTCGGCTGCCGTTGCCACTGCCGTCGGCTATGAGCCGCTCGTGGAAGCCTAAATGTTATGGTGAGATCTCTACATTTCACTGCTGTCACCGTTATCGAACAACCCAAGACTATTAATTCTTCCTGCAAATAACTTACATTTGGGTCCTGTAGGAAATGAAACTTATGCCAGAAGGGAATAAACAAACCAACATTGAGATTGCGGATTTGCGGATGTATAAATTTACGAATTGGTTTTCATTTTTGATCAGCCCTGCACCCGCGCCCGCTCGTGCACCCAAAATTACAAGAAGAAGCGTCGAACCCTATCTAATCACATCGCTACCGTTCCTGAAGATCTCGCCCGCACCGAAAACTCAGTCTGGGGATGATCCGTTGTCCAATACTAAGCCCGCGTTGCCTGCGTTCGAGATGTGTGGGGCGCCGCCGAAGGTGTTCGTGGGGCCGCCGGCGCCCATGGGGGCTCCACGGCGCGACCTGATGATGCTCCGGCGCACGCCGCCGGCGCGCACGCGTGCGTATCCCTCGCCCTCGCCTCCGCCGACGACGAAATGCTTCACATTCTTAAATTGctgcaaaaaaaattaaataacgatCCCGAGGAAACGACACGTGATCGAAATGAACAATGCGAAGTTTGGTATTCAAGAACTTGTGACCGATTATGAAGGGATCGTTATTAAACATTTAAGCATTTATtgatctatttaaaaaaatgggtGTCATAGTATTACagagataaaaagaaaaaatacaaaaaaaatgggTGTTCTAGTAATTAATCTAATGTAACTTTTCTCTTTAAACAGAAGAAAACATAGACCTAAGATACCATATCTGTATTAGATGATGAATTCCACACCCCGCATTTCTTAACAATCGTTCTTATTGTCCTTAAGGAAAATAAAACTGCTAACTGTACCTGCTTACATATTTACATAATCACAATGAGAGAGATAATGTAAAGGGACATAATAAACGTAATAAATACGCACACGGTAACATTTTCCTAACGTTTCTTTCAAGTAACAATGTTAGACATTAAGAAATTTATTCGTATAATGGAAATATATtacttttgtatgtttataAAACGGCATGATGGCATTCTTTATGATGATTTTTCATCATTCGTAACGATACGACCACACTTAATTAGGTTGTgctaatttaaaatataatacttAATTTTATGCTTTAAGTTTCATATTAAGTACATACTCTATTAACGTCAAATctgatattattatcatattattaagtaatttaaaaagtatagtATAAAATTGCACACACGGAATTAATTGTTATTGAACGCTGCCATCCACAATGTAGTCATGCCGTTAATATAAAAGTGTATTTCCTGAAATTCCTATGAAAGTATTAGGTTATtactactattattattaaattcatGATTTAAGCGCTGGCCACAGCACGTAGccataaaaaatacaaaccGTTAAAATTTGAGacatacttaactacttaaatTTTTACTTAATCAAAAGTTTACACAATTATTTAACTAGCTTAGCGCTCGCGGTGTGGCCCGTGCTTTATTGTCGTGccattaattattatgtaggtaattgaTTCGCACAATTCGTACGTAATTTATTGTAATAGATATGTGAtgaatacataatatgagtacTTAACTAGTTTTCTCAAAGTAGATAACATTTTctgaatatttaaattaaaacgttaaaatatacttacttatCAGTTGAAATTGTACTTGTATTACGTACGTTAGTCGgataaaatgataatatcagTATAAGGTAAGCTTTAAGAAACAGCACAAAACTGtagtatagcccgaccaggaacataaaaaccctggcgtAGAGTCGCGTCAATTgaatttgatagtgcaacacagGACAGTCGttcctgtgttaaattaataggctaactttatgtatcaggattacggtctaatttgatattttcataaattaacgaaaaaagatAACATTATAGCTGTAACAACTGTAtaccatgttttatgcaaataaacaattattctattctattctaaaggTAACCTGGTACTTCtctcccaattccataaaattcaacacaaagtgacaaaaaaactTTATAGGTAGCTGAAACagaccacagctaattttcatagtggactgtactatacgataaacatgtcagtcaatttgacaacctttgtcggaaacattattcaattaaATAATGTCCGAACCCTCAgcatttctcttcgacaaatacttaaCCACCACAGAACCAcctttctttcacgactataaaaagtttctcgcaatttaattcacaaaaccaattgcacacataaaacaaagtttgtttacactttgacagcaacaGACAGATTAATtattgacatgcaaggtgacatgtcaatgaagttttcagttactgatgccatcaaaagatttgtatagttccaaaatactgaactgtcctatccatgacattgacagtggggcgccaccgtcaataccgaatcgatggttccgatttttgccatgttggaaaccatatatttgaacgatggtagcgcccccctgtcattgagtttggtgggacagttcagcgtgggtcatctataccattagttttccgcaacatggcgacggttttcaaccgacttcaaaaaaggaggaggttctcaattcgacccgtatgttttttttttttttttatgttcctggtcgggctatacttaTTAAAACTGCAGGTAAACTAAGTGGGGTCGTGCAAGACACGCCTGACGCCTCCCTTAATAAATTCGACGTcgaaaatttaatttatattgataaaatatgtagtttaGATAATGTCGGGACCCTAAATGTACACGGAAATGTTTTTCCGCATGTGTGATTGAAAGTGCATTGAATGAAAATGTGATATTTAAACAACATATATCAGTATCTACGTTACGACTGGATGTTAGCGATTAGTTGGTGCCGGGCACCATAAGTGATATTTAACCAATAGGTATTCGTAGGTATACCTAATTCAGGTACAAATGGCGTGGCATTTATAACGTCCAGGAGCTCAAATACATGAATTTAAGTCCCGCCATTTCGTAGCCTGAATTTATTAATTGTATTGTAGAATTTAATGTTACCCTAAGATGTTAGATTTGTAGGTACTAAGTTGAATTAGACGCcccaaaaaaaggaaaaaaaaagtaGTTGAATACGTGTTTGTATCCATTAGTCATAAAGTTTAACAAAGATATTGTTATAATGTTCCGTAGTTACTTCAATGATATAATACGAGGGTTTTcccaaaaataataagtatacaATGTGCATTAGCAACCGTTGTAAGCTACGCAGCCGTTCAGTGTCAGTGCCTAGTGGATTAAAAGTGATAAGAACATTTTGGGATCATGATAGTGAGATTTGTATAAAGGGAGCAGGGCCACAGACAGGCTGATAGTTCAAAAAGACAGTAAGAATGGTCAATCCAGACCAATCCTAGATTAATTTAGCAAGATGATCTTGCATGGTTGTAAGTAACGCCAGGGTCTGACTGAACCGATAGATGCGGTGTACAGTGCATGCGGTGTCTACAGTGCTactaaactatttaaaaaactaCGGCTTATACATCTCGGCCTAAGTAGGTACTCGACTTAGGCCCTTTGAGGCCATCTGATTACAATCTTACCAACTATCCATTAATTTTGGGACCACACTCGGTTCACTTGGAAATAGTCATACTAGTCGTTTAAGGCCCgattctaccaaaattttatccgagaataactcctggtataactggcacattgactgtttcagtatgggaaatatgtaaaAACTGactatttattctgagattaatatttactcaagtttggtcgaatccaccctaagtaTCTAATTAATTGCTGTGTTAAATTGAACGAGAATAGACAATGAGTGTTATTATTGATTCAACAACGACAAAGTGAAAGTGCTTTTTTTGCAGAATACGATATGGACGATTGTATGGTCACCAGGAGTTTACCATACGCCTCATAATATAGTGTTAATGACTTTATatgaatattgaatatgaacACTGGAAATATTGAAAGTGCGTTACCCAAAATATACATACGTagttaataatatacctacgcATGTCGATCTTTGAAAAAGCGCTATACATGGTGACATTTAAATCGTTGGTAATCCAATGAGATTTTTTGTCttaattttactatttatttgtattagtaTGCTCAAAGAGTAAAACGATTGGACAGCACATCATgccatacatttttgttacagaaTATCACCTACTACATCGAAAGATGATGCCACAGTATTATGTTTGATGTGCGTCTGTACAAGgttttcatttttgaaattttaactcattggatttgtctcattttcagggaatgtactatgtatcatgagtagagtgttagtttaaaaggatgccaacgatttaaatatCACCTGTATGCATATGCTCATTCAGACTTAGTAATAGATAGCCATATgaaaaaaatgtggaaatagCCACGCGATTTCACAGCTCATCTTTGCATCCTTACACGCACAGCTGCCTTACACTAATCGCACGCTTTGTTAACGCAGCTTTAGTCAATCATTGACTAGtttcttgaataaataaactaaatcacTGTAGTTTCTTGAATGAATAAACAATATTATCGCaatgcacagtgtgttatgggactgtataaacggacattctcattgatttgatgaaacttatagagctcagttatacaaacatgatagtaaaactcccgtttgaaaattccacgtagttttcgcgttatgaaaattcaaagttacctatttttttacttcaaaattatgcaaaaatattctcactcgttaactaataacatttaattcagaattgttataatacttcatagagctcttaaaactacacgtaataagcgaattaagtgcttcgtaaacgcattcagttaattaggaaaaatgattttagtgatttttgtttttattttttttctcaattataccttaatatatgcaaacatttttaattgcaagatatagtctgatatttgatctaattgtattaataaaatcagctttaaactccgtgatatatttgaggaaaatcaaattgaaaatatgcgccatatagaattgtaaatttcccatcac
It includes:
- the LOC135086811 gene encoding putative nuclease HARBI1, with the translated sequence MNAINAIVHLANNADPARRRKLYRQRSNPFDLRDLNFKIKYRFNKDTVRTIIDLVEDDLVQSARGGGTCPELQVLVAIRCWGRREVQDDAGDLHGLSQPTVSRICARVAHAIANKANSFIKMPITIGEQERISAKFRAIKNFPGVIGAIDCTHIKIKKTGGDMAQYYINRKGYYSLNVQVVCDADLKIMDIVARWRGSTHDSRIFMESNIKQRFEDRQFRGRLIGDSGYPLLPYLFTPILRPSRPEEEAYNNAHISTRNTVERCFGVWKQRFQCLLHGLPVSLQNGKAVIIALAVLHNIAIDMNDTLLEQHMEQVPVTPQLSTENSVHDNRPSLLRRRSQLILQNFINQHF